The following are from one region of the Amycolatopsis sp. QT-25 genome:
- a CDS encoding CaiB/BaiF CoA-transferase family protein yields the protein MKAGPLSGLKVVELAGLAPAPFACTILADLGAEVVRVDRATPGNDVIGFPNDPLARGRRSIGINTKTPEGVELVLKLADDADVLVEGFRPGVAERMGIGPEQVHARNPRLVYGRMTGYGQDGPLATVAGHDINYIGISGALEPIGHAGQRPVVPLNLVGDFGGGGLLLAMGVLAALFERQTSGKGQVVDASMVDGAALLTTSLHGLLDSGLWPGGRGENMLDGGAPFYDTYETADGKYVAIGAIEMRFWGDLVKVLGLDPDEIPVHVDKNEWPKLREIVAEAVAKHTRDELVAKAEGTDACLTAVLSPKEAPSHPHNVARKTFVDVGGMMQPAPAPRFDRTPAGTPEPPRPKGGDTTGVLAELGVDADGIQRLRAAGTIA from the coding sequence ATGAAGGCTGGGCCACTGAGCGGGCTCAAGGTCGTCGAACTGGCCGGGCTCGCCCCGGCGCCGTTCGCCTGCACGATCCTCGCCGATCTCGGCGCGGAGGTCGTCCGGGTCGACCGGGCGACCCCGGGCAACGACGTCATCGGGTTCCCGAACGATCCGCTCGCGCGGGGCAGGCGCTCGATCGGCATCAACACCAAGACCCCAGAGGGGGTCGAACTGGTGCTGAAACTCGCCGACGACGCCGACGTGCTCGTCGAGGGTTTCCGTCCCGGCGTCGCCGAGCGGATGGGCATCGGACCGGAACAGGTCCACGCCCGCAACCCGCGGCTGGTCTACGGCCGGATGACCGGCTACGGCCAGGACGGCCCGCTGGCGACCGTCGCCGGGCACGACATCAACTACATCGGCATCTCCGGCGCGCTCGAACCCATCGGGCACGCCGGGCAGCGGCCGGTGGTACCGCTCAACCTCGTCGGTGACTTCGGCGGCGGTGGTCTCCTGCTCGCCATGGGCGTGCTGGCGGCGCTGTTCGAACGGCAGACCTCCGGCAAGGGACAGGTCGTGGACGCGTCCATGGTGGACGGTGCGGCACTGCTGACCACCAGCCTGCACGGGCTGCTGGACTCCGGGTTGTGGCCGGGCGGGCGCGGCGAGAACATGCTCGACGGTGGCGCGCCGTTCTACGACACCTACGAGACCGCCGACGGCAAGTACGTCGCCATCGGCGCGATCGAGATGCGCTTCTGGGGCGACCTGGTGAAGGTGCTGGGCCTCGATCCCGACGAGATCCCGGTCCACGTCGACAAGAACGAGTGGCCGAAGCTGCGCGAGATCGTCGCCGAGGCCGTCGCGAAGCACACTCGCGACGAGCTCGTCGCGAAGGCCGAGGGCACCGATGCGTGCCTGACAGCGGTGCTGTCCCCGAAGGAGGCGCCGTCGCATCCGCACAACGTCGCGCGCAAGACGTTCGTCGACGTCGGCGGCATGATGCAGCCCGCGCCCGCACCGAGGTTCGACCGCACGCCGGCCGGAACGCCGGAACCGCCGCGGCCCAAGGGCGGCGACACCACCGGCGTCCTCGCCGAACTCGGCGTGGACGCCGACGGGATCCAACGGCTCCGGGCCGCCGGGACCATCGCGTGA
- a CDS encoding succinic semialdehyde dehydrogenase: MTSTTPASAGRHIEGPSTIGGVPGAPVMARAERLVRRVAGGKNTTVSAPVQMRAPFTGQAIVTLPQATDADVRGVFDQAREAQRAWAERPVEDRQRVLIRLHDLVLKRQEEALDLVQIEAGKARMDAFDEVSATALVAAYYGKHSAKFLSPSRAAGLIPVLTKVGEIRHPKGVVGIISPWNYPLALTAMDVLPALAAGNAVVQKPDNQTALSALWLQEIAEEAGLPAGIWQIVLGRGSRIGDALVEESDYLCFTGSTPTGKSLAAKVAERLTSYSLELGGKNPMIVLPDADVAKTATGAVTACFSSAGQLCVSVERIYVHESIREEFTRAFVAKTAALRLGGALNYQAQMGSLTSEAQLETVSAHVEDARAKGAKVLTGGKARPDLGPLFYEPTVLTDVTEDVKLFAEETFGPVVSIYGYTDVTNAIERANDTKFGLNASVWSRNGRAGWEVAARLKAGTVNVNEGFAATFGTVGLPMGGMKESGVGRRNGAEGLLKYTEAQAIAVQRGIPLRPGRGIPPKLWARGLSAGLKALRRLPRR; encoded by the coding sequence ATGACGAGCACGACACCGGCGAGTGCGGGCCGGCACATCGAAGGACCGTCCACCATCGGCGGCGTTCCCGGCGCTCCCGTCATGGCCAGGGCGGAACGGCTCGTGCGGCGGGTCGCGGGCGGTAAGAACACCACTGTCTCCGCCCCGGTCCAGATGCGCGCGCCGTTCACCGGGCAAGCGATCGTGACCCTCCCCCAGGCGACCGACGCCGACGTCCGCGGCGTGTTCGACCAGGCGCGGGAAGCGCAGCGCGCGTGGGCCGAACGGCCGGTCGAAGACCGCCAGCGCGTTCTGATCCGCCTGCACGACCTGGTCTTGAAGCGGCAGGAAGAAGCCCTCGACCTCGTACAGATCGAGGCGGGCAAAGCCCGGATGGACGCCTTCGACGAGGTCAGTGCCACCGCGCTCGTGGCCGCCTACTACGGCAAGCACAGCGCGAAGTTCCTTTCGCCGAGTCGCGCCGCCGGGCTGATCCCGGTGCTGACGAAGGTCGGCGAGATCCGGCACCCCAAGGGGGTCGTCGGGATCATCTCCCCGTGGAACTACCCCCTCGCGCTGACCGCGATGGACGTCCTGCCCGCCCTCGCGGCGGGCAACGCCGTGGTGCAGAAGCCGGACAACCAGACCGCGCTCTCGGCGCTGTGGCTGCAGGAGATCGCCGAGGAGGCCGGGCTGCCCGCCGGGATCTGGCAGATCGTGCTCGGCCGCGGCTCGCGGATCGGCGACGCGCTGGTCGAAGAGTCGGACTATCTGTGCTTCACCGGGTCCACGCCCACGGGTAAGAGCCTCGCCGCGAAGGTGGCGGAGCGGCTGACGAGCTACTCACTGGAGCTCGGCGGCAAGAACCCGATGATCGTGCTGCCCGACGCGGACGTCGCCAAGACCGCGACCGGCGCGGTGACGGCGTGCTTCTCCTCCGCCGGGCAGCTGTGTGTCTCGGTCGAGCGGATCTACGTCCACGAGTCGATCCGCGAGGAGTTCACGCGGGCCTTCGTCGCCAAGACCGCCGCGCTGCGGCTCGGAGGCGCATTGAATTATCAGGCACAAATGGGCTCCTTGACCTCCGAAGCCCAGCTGGAGACGGTGTCGGCGCACGTCGAGGACGCCCGGGCCAAGGGCGCGAAGGTGCTCACCGGCGGCAAGGCCCGGCCTGATCTCGGCCCGTTGTTCTACGAACCGACCGTGCTCACCGACGTCACCGAGGACGTCAAGCTGTTCGCCGAAGAGACGTTCGGACCGGTCGTCTCGATCTACGGCTACACCGACGTCACCAACGCGATCGAGCGTGCCAACGACACGAAGTTCGGGCTGAACGCGAGTGTGTGGTCACGTAACGGCCGCGCGGGCTGGGAGGTCGCGGCGCGGCTGAAGGCCGGGACCGTCAACGTCAACGAAGGCTTCGCGGCGACGTTCGGGACCGTGGGGCTGCCGATGGGCGGGATGAAGGAGTCCGGTGTCGGGCGGCGCAACGGCGCCGAAGGGCTGCTCAAGTACACCGAAGCCCAGGCGATCGCGGTGCAGCGCGGGATTCCGCTACGCCCCGGCCGCGGAATCCCGCCGAAGCTGTGGGCGCGAGGGCTGAGCGCCGGCCTCAAAGCCCTCCGCCGCCTCCCCCGCCGCTGA
- a CDS encoding TetR/AcrR family transcriptional regulator: MSVLGRTHRTQAERRARTRTALLDATIDCLVDLGYARTSVQEICARAGVSKGAVQHHFSAKAELMAAAVEHLTEKLRGRLATSISALPGGASGVAAAIDLLWEGYSGTLSTAATELWVAARTDPELRAAIRPVDRALGRSTLEHITAVTGNLPKERAEILFWLTVNLTRGLALDAELGGDPKRRRQLLDEWKRVAVMLSEDTSA, from the coding sequence GTGAGCGTGCTCGGCAGGACCCACCGCACCCAGGCCGAGCGGCGTGCGCGGACGCGCACCGCCCTGCTCGACGCCACCATCGACTGCCTGGTCGACCTCGGCTACGCGCGTACCTCGGTCCAGGAGATCTGTGCCCGCGCGGGCGTCTCGAAGGGCGCCGTACAGCATCACTTCTCCGCGAAGGCCGAACTCATGGCGGCCGCCGTCGAACATCTGACGGAGAAATTGCGCGGACGGCTCGCGACGTCGATCTCGGCGCTTCCCGGTGGCGCCTCGGGTGTCGCGGCGGCGATCGACCTGCTGTGGGAGGGCTACTCGGGCACGCTGTCCACGGCCGCCACGGAACTGTGGGTCGCGGCCCGCACCGACCCCGAACTCCGTGCGGCGATCCGCCCGGTCGACAGGGCACTCGGCCGCTCGACGCTGGAGCACATCACCGCGGTCACCGGGAACCTGCCGAAGGAACGCGCGGAGATCCTGTTCTGGCTGACCGTGAACCTCACCCGCGGGCTGGCGCTGGACGCCGAACTCGGCGGCGATCCGAAGCGGCGGCGGCAGTTGCTCGACGAATGGAAGCGAGTCGCGGTGATGTTGTCGGAGGACACCTCCGCGTAG
- a CDS encoding acyl-CoA dehydrogenase family protein has product MPLQIQKSSWSTTELEDLRDLARTFCQKELVPNQERWAAEKKVDRALWTKAGEVGLLALSIPEEYGGGGGTFAHEAVLYEEQARSGDSAWGVTVHNGIVAHYILEYAGEEQKKAWLPKFASGEMVGAVAMTEPGTGSDLQNIKTRAVRDGDHYVINGAKTFITNGFHADLVVVAVKTDPDAGAQGVSLIAVETDTPGFGRGRVLDKIGLKGQDTAELNFDDVRVPVANLLGGQEGLGFIQLMQQLPQERLIIAVTAVAGMEAAIDQTIAYTKDRQAFGRPVYHFQNTKFKLAEAATEAAVSRAFLDQCIERHLRKELDVQGAAMAKLWTTERVNKVVDDCLQLFGGYGYMSEYPIARAWADIRISRIFGGTSEIMKEIISRTL; this is encoded by the coding sequence GTGCCCTTGCAGATCCAGAAGAGTTCGTGGAGCACGACGGAGCTCGAAGACCTCCGGGACCTCGCCCGGACCTTCTGTCAGAAGGAACTCGTGCCGAACCAGGAGCGCTGGGCGGCCGAGAAGAAGGTCGACCGCGCGTTGTGGACGAAGGCGGGCGAGGTCGGCCTGCTGGCCTTGTCCATCCCGGAGGAGTACGGCGGTGGCGGCGGCACGTTCGCCCACGAGGCCGTGCTCTACGAAGAGCAGGCCCGATCCGGTGACAGCGCATGGGGCGTCACTGTCCACAATGGAATCGTCGCGCACTACATCCTCGAGTACGCGGGCGAAGAGCAGAAGAAGGCGTGGCTGCCGAAGTTCGCTTCCGGCGAGATGGTCGGCGCGGTCGCGATGACCGAACCCGGCACGGGTTCGGACCTGCAGAACATCAAGACCCGAGCGGTCCGCGACGGCGACCACTACGTGATCAACGGCGCGAAGACGTTCATCACCAACGGTTTCCACGCCGATCTCGTCGTCGTCGCGGTGAAGACCGACCCGGACGCGGGCGCGCAGGGCGTCTCGCTGATCGCCGTCGAGACCGACACGCCGGGCTTCGGCCGTGGCCGCGTCCTCGACAAGATCGGCCTCAAGGGCCAGGACACCGCGGAGCTGAACTTCGACGACGTCCGAGTGCCCGTCGCCAACCTTCTCGGTGGACAGGAAGGCCTCGGCTTCATCCAGCTGATGCAGCAGCTGCCGCAGGAACGGCTGATCATCGCCGTCACCGCGGTGGCCGGGATGGAGGCCGCGATCGACCAGACCATCGCCTACACCAAGGACCGCCAGGCCTTCGGCCGCCCGGTCTACCACTTCCAGAACACCAAGTTCAAGCTCGCCGAGGCCGCGACCGAGGCCGCCGTGTCCCGCGCGTTCCTCGACCAGTGCATCGAACGGCATCTGCGCAAGGAACTCGACGTGCAGGGCGCGGCGATGGCGAAGCTGTGGACCACCGAACGGGTCAACAAGGTCGTCGACGACTGCCTGCAACTGTTCGGCGGCTACGGCTACATGAGCGAGTACCCGATCGCGCGCGCGTGGGCCGACATCCGGATCTCCCGTATCTTCGGCGGCACCAGCGAGATCATGAAGGAAATCATCTCCCGCACGCTGTGA